A region of Zerene cesonia ecotype Mississippi unplaced genomic scaffold, Zerene_cesonia_1.1 Zces_u002, whole genome shotgun sequence DNA encodes the following proteins:
- the LOC119838406 gene encoding sushi, von Willebrand factor type A, EGF and pentraxin domain-containing protein 1 isoform X3, producing MLIRCRTALSVVAVLTLYATQINSEGNLFTCPNGWELKGLHCYKFFNIRHSWEKAAELCRRYGSELMVIDTYNENNMTASLVPSSPSNNHYWLGLATVDDLRTNTLESAAGGLVSQYAGFWDLRQPNPKDGECVDVHVTSERQSWELTTCETLLPFMCRANACPEGTFHCSNGKCINAAFKCDKQDDCGDASDEMDCASECHFYMASSGDVVESPNYPHKYPPFSECKWTLEGPQGQNIVLQFQDFETEKSFDTVQILVGGRTEDKSVNLATLSGKQDLSTKLYVSASNFMIIKFSSDGSVERKGFRASWKTESSNCGGILRATPQGQVLTSPGYPNNYPGGLECMYIIEAQPGRIVSLEIEDLDLEMNRDYIVIKDGNLPSSPVLARLTGPGEDNQKVVISTTNHLYMYFRTSLGDSKKGFNMRYSQGCRATIIAANGTFTSPAFGLSNYPNNQECLYRIKNPNGGPLSLKFNDFNIHPSDVVQVFDGSSTNGLRLHSDNGFTVKPRITLTASSGEMLIRFMSDALHNSVGWKATFSADCPPLKSGIGALASNRDTAFGTTITFSCPIGQEFATGKSRITTKCLDGGNWSVTYIPSCQEVYCGPVPQIDNGFSIGSTNVTYKGVATYQCYAGFAFPTGQPIERISCLSDGRWERTPTCLASQCSALPDVPHANVTILNGGGRSYGTIVRYECEPGYVRSGQPVLLCMSNGTWSGDVPTCSKALCPKFPEIPNGFFVDQSRVYMFGDEARVQCYKGYKLNGPSILRCGANQQFDAAPTCEDINECISSQCDSVSTECKNTLGGFYCPCKPGFSPSLDCRPVGDLGLINGAIPDESITTSTPEPGYYKGMIRLNNGGGWCGNNLEAGANWVLIDLRAPTIVRGFRTMSVMRADANIAFTSAIRIQYSNSLTDVFKDYTNPDGTAVEFRILEPTLSVLNLPVPIEAQYVKFKIQDYVGAPCLKIEIMGCARLDCLDINECNENNGGCDQKCLNTPGNYSCACNIGYELYSSNGTAGFAIEKSETGERDGDTYQRNKTCVPVMCPPLAPPENGLLLATKSSYHFGDIVEFQCDFGYVMSGFSSLLCTSSGTWNGTAPECQYARCVTLSDDKNDGLKIIRNDPESVLVPYRDNVTVTCTSPGRQLRNTVSSSFRQCVYDPKPGLPDYWLSGAQPQCPRRDCGVPMPTPGAEYGQYLDTKYQSSFFFGCQNTFKLAGQTSKHDNVVRCQATGVWDFGDLRCEGPVCEDPGRPADGYQIAKSYEQSSEVLFGCSRPGYILINPRPITCIREPECKVIKPLGLASGRIPDSAINATSERPNYEAKNIRLNSVTGWCGKQEAFTYVSVDLGKVYRVKAILVKGVVTSDIVGRPTEIRFFYKQAENENYVVYFPNFNLTMRDPGNYGELAMITLPKYVQARFVILGIVSFMDNACLKFELMGCEEPSVEPLLGYDYGYSPCVDNEPPVFQNCPQHPIVVQTDVNGGLLPVNFTEPTAIDNSGAIARLEVTPQHFKMPIQVFHNMVVRYVAFDFDGNVAICEVNITVPDYTPPKLSCPQSYVIELVDKQDSYAVNFNETRRRINATDASGEVFLKFIPERAVIPIRGYENVTVIAADKYGNKAQCYFQVSVQATPCVDWELMPPANGALNCLPGDRGIQCIATCSPGFRFTDGEPVKTFVCETKRQWTPTAVVPDCVSENTQQAAYHVVASVQYRALGAVSNACLPQYKDLLAQYDNILNERLSQRCSAVNVNINVTFVKAMPALLDENVVKMDFVLAIIPAIRQTQLYDLCGSTLNLIFDLSVPYASALIEPVLNVSSIGNQCPPLRAIRSSISRGFTCSVGEVLNMDTTDVPRCLHCPAGTYAGEKQKSCTMCPRGYFQNQARQGSCLKCPQGTFTREEGSKDLTDCVPVCGYGTYSPTGLVPCLECPRNSYTGEPPLGGFKDCQACPVNTYTYQPAASGRDKCRAKCAPGTYSPTGLAPCSQCPRNFYQNLIGQTLCMECPTNMKTVGTGASGLEECIPVECSNSACQHGGLCVPKGHGVQCYCPAGFSGRRCEIDIDECESQPCYNGGTCIDLPQGYRCSCPTGYGGINCQEERSDCRNDTCPERAMCKDEPGYNNFTCLCRSGYTGIDCDITIDPCTANGNPCKNGASCTALQQGRYKCECLPGWEGQLCEINTDDCIEKPCLLGAPCTDLVNDFSCTCPAGFTGKRCHEKIDLCSNEPCKHGICVDKLFVHQCICDPGWTGPSCDININECVISPCENGGRCIDGTDDFTCICEAGYTGKRCQHTIDDCSSDPCQNGASCVDQLDGFICKCRPGFIGLQCETEIDECLTEPCNPAGTEKCIDLDNKYMCQCKEGFTGEMCETNIDDCASDPCFNGGTCKDQIGDYKCLCPSGWTGKRCEKDIGNCVNLPCQNNAKCIDLFQDFFCVCPSGTDGKQCETAPERCIGSPCMHGGKCQDFGSGLNCTCSMDYTGIGCQYEFDACEAGLCQNGATCIDEGEGYTCMCTPGFTGKNCDEDIIDCKDNSCPPSATCIDLPGRFYCQCPFNLTGDDCRKGISVDYDLYFSDPLRSSAAQVVPIDTGSADSLTIAMWVQYTQQDEGGVFFTAYGVSNSHIALNRRTIIQIHSSGVQVSIFPELQDVYLSFGEFATVNDGQWHHVALVWDGSNGGELTLITEGLIASKFEGYGSGRTLPQYVWVTLGKPQSENPKAYTESGFQGHLTKVQVWNRALDVTNEIQKQVRDCRTEPVLYSGLVLTWAGYDDVFGGVERIVPSHCGQRVCPNGYGGTKCQQLQVDKEPPKVDRCPGDLWVIAKNGSSLVKWDTPAFSDNIGVVKVLEKSGHKPGQNLAWGAYDIAYVAYDAAGNAATCTFKVTVLSEFCPPLPDPLGGYQSCRDWGAGGQFKVCEIACRDGLRFSQPVPPFYTCGAEGFWRPTNDPTLPLVYPACSPASPAQRVFKISMLFPSSVLCNDAGQGVLRQKVRSAINQLNRDWNFCSYAIDGTRECKELDINVKCDHRANVRQTRQISTSPTVKSEDTYVLDAIIPVEDDPVIHNGNNERSTVKRLLEKLILEDEQFDVRSILPNTVPDPASLKLESDYACPMGQVVMAPDCVSCAVGTFLDAASDTCQPCPSGTYQSEAGQLQCTPCPSIAGQSGVTQATGARSAGDCKERCAAGKYYDADAELCRPCGHGSYQPKEGAFSCIACPRGQTTRATEAVSAAECRDDCPSGEQLSNEGGCEPCPRGTWRANGAGAACAPCPSGTTTPQVGAASPDQCSLPVCKPGSFLNVTLNTCIQCKKGTYQSETQQTQCIPCPINTSTKEEGATSESDCTNPCDMSGPEMHCDTNAYCLLVQDTNEFKCQCKPGFNGTGKVCTDVCLDFCDNGGECVKDARGEPSCRCAGSFTGRHCREKSEFAYIASGVAGGVIFIIFLVLLVWMICARSSKKREPKKTLTPAIDQNGSQVNFYYGAHTPYAESIAPSHHSTYAHYYDDEEDGWEMPNFYNETYMKESLHNGMNGKMNSLARSNASIYGTKEDLYDRLKRHAYPGKKDKSDSDSEGQ from the exons CAGCTGGCGGTTTAGTGTCACAGTACGCTGGATTCTGGGATTTAAGGCAACCCAATCCTAAAGATGGAGAATGCGTGGACGTCCATGTTACCTCCGAAAGACAATCATGGGAGCTGACGACTTGCGAAACACTTCTTCCTTTTATGTGTCGGGCAAACGCTTGTCCTGAGG GAACATTCCATTGTTCGAATGGGAAGTGTATTAACGCTGCCTTTAAGTGTGACAAGCAAGATGATTGTGGAGACGCTTCTGATGAAATGGATTGTGCCTCGGAATGTCACTTCTATATGGCTAGCAGTGGAGACGTTGTCGAAAGTCCTAACTACCCTCACAAATATCCACCTTTTAGTGAATGTAAATGGACACTCGAGGGTCCTCAAGGACAAAACATCGTTTTACAGTTCCAAGATTTTGAAACTGAAAAGTCTTTCGATACTGTTCAAATCTTAGTAGGTGGCCGCACCGAAGACAAATCTGTTAACCTAGCGACTCTTTCAGGAAAACAAGATTTATCGACTAAACTCTATGTGTCAGCGTCGAactttatgataattaaatttagttctGATGGTTCTGTGGAAAGAAAAGGTTTTAGAGCTTCTTGGAAAACTGAATCATCAAATTGCGGTGGAATTTTGAGAGCGACACCTCAAGGTCAAGTTTTAACGTCACCTGGATATCCAAATAATTACCCTGGTGGATTGGAATGCATGTATATCATTGAAGCCCAACCCGGAAGGATTGTATCATTAGAAATTGAAGATTTAGATTTAGAAATGAACAGAGACTACATCGTTATTAAAGATGGTAATTTACCATCCAGCCCGGTACTTGCACGGTTAACTGGTCCCGGTGAAGATAACCAAAAGGTTGTTATATCAACAACAAACCATCTATACATGTATTTCCGCACAAGCCTTGGAGACTCCAAGAAAGGATTTAATATGAGATATTCACAAGGTTGTAGGGCTACCATAATTGCGGCAAATGGTACATTTACTTCGCCCGCTTTTGGTCTGAGCAATTACCCTAATAATCAAGAATGTTTATATCGAATCAAAAATCCTAATGGTGGTCCACtttctttgaaatttaatgattttaacatACACCCATCTGATGTTGTTCAAGTTTTTGATGGTTCAAGTACAAACGGCCTTAGGTTGCATTCTGACAATGGATTTACGGTCAAACCACGGATAACTTTGACTGCCTCAAGTGGCGAAATGTTAATACGTTTTATGTCTGATGCTTTACACAATAGCGTTGGATGGAAAGCAACATTTTCAGCGg ATTGTCCACCGCTTAAATCTGGTATTGGAGCTCTAGCATCAAACAGAGACACAGCTTTCGGAACAACTATAACATTCTCTTGTCCCATTGGACAAGAATTCGCTACTGGAAAATCACGAATTACCACTAAATGTTTAGATGGAGGAAATTGGTCtgttacatacatacctaGCTGTCAAG agGTATACTGCGGTCCTGTACCTCAGATAGACAATGGATTTTCAATTGGTTCAACAAATGTTACATACAAAGGAGTTGCAACATATCAGTGTTACGCAGGATTTGCATTCCCCACTGGACAGCCTATTGAACGGATCTCTTGCTTATCAGATGGACGATGGGAAAGGACCCCAACTTGTTtag CATCCCAATGTTCCGCTCTCCCAGATGTACCACATGCTAATGTAACTATTTTGAATGGCGGTGGTCGAAGCTATGGTACCATTGTTCGATATGAATGTGAACCTGGATATGTACGCTCTGGACAACCAGTTCTTCTTTGTATGAGTAACGGAACTTGGTCTGGGGACGTTCCAACCTGTTCAAAAGCATTATGTCCCAAATTTCCAGAAATTCCAAATGGTTTCTTTGTAGATCAAAGTAGAGTTTATATGTTTGGTGATGAAGCTCGTGTACAGTGTTATAAAg gaTATAAACTCAACGGACCAAGTATTTTGCGATGTGGAGCCAATCAACAATTCGATGCTGCACCAACTTGTGAAGATATTAACGAATGTATCAGCAGCCAGTGTGATTCTGTTTCAACTGAATGTAAAAATACCCTTGGTGGGTTCTATTGTCCATGCAAACCAGGATTCTCCCCAAGCTTAGATTGTAGACCGGTTGGTGATCTGGGTCTCATTAATGGCGCAATTCCTGACGAGTCCATAACCACTTCTACTCCTGAACCAGGATATTATAAAGga ATGATTCGACTTAACAATGGAGGTGGATGGTGTGGGAACAATCTCGAAGCTGGTGCAAATTGGGTTCTTATTGATTTGCGTGCACCTACTATTGTCAGAGGATTCCGTACAATGAGCGTTATGAGAGCCGATGCTAACATAGCATTCACATCTGCAATTAGAATTCAGTATAGTAATAGTTTAACTGACGTCTTCAAAGACTATACAAATCCTGATGGTACAGCAGTTGAATTCAGGATCTTAGAACCCACCTTATCGGTGTTAAATTTGCCAGTACCGATTGAAGCTCAATAcgtcaaattcaaaattcaggACTATGTCGGTGCTCCATGTctcaaaattgaaattatggGCTGTGCTAGACTTGACTGTTTAGATATTAAtgaatgtaatgaaaataatggtGGATGTGACCAAAAATGTCTGAATAC gcCCGGAAATTATTCATGCGCTTGCAACATCGGTTATGAACTTTATTCCTCAAACGGAACGGCTGGATTTGCGATAGAAAAATCAGAAACTGGAGAGAGAGATGGCGACACTtaccaaagaaataaaacatgtgtGCCCGTCATGTGTCCTCCGCTAGCTCCACCTGAAAACGGTCTGTTATTAGCAACGAAGAGTTCATACCATTTCGGTGATATAGTTGAATTCCAATGCGACTTTGGATATGTTATGTCTGGATTTTCTTCACTTCTTTGTACCTCTAGCGGTACTTGGAATGGAACAGCACCAGAGTGTCAAT atGCTCGTTGTGTAACATTGTCAGATGATAAAAACGATGGTCTCAAAATTATCAGAAACGATCCAGAAAGTGTGTTGGTGCCGTACAGGGATAATGTCACCGTAACATGTACATCTCCTGGCCGTCAATTAAGAAATACAGTATCGTCTTCATTTAGGCAATGTGTATATGATCCTAAACCG GGACTACCCGATTATTGGTTATCAGGAGCTCAGCCCCAGTGTCCACGTAGAGACTGTGGTGTCCCAATGCCTACGCCAGGTGCTGAATATGGTCAATACTTAGACACAAAATACCAAAGTTCGTTTTTCTTTGGCTGTCAAAATACCTTTAAACTCGCTGGTCAAACTAGTAAACATGATAACGTTGTAAGATGTCAAGCCACTGGTGTCTGGGACTTTGGAGACCTCAGATGCGAAGGACCTGTGTGCGAAGATCCGGGTAGGCCTGCGGATGGATACCAAATTGCTAAAAGCTATGAACAAAGCTCAGAAGTCCTCTTTGGATGTTCAAGACCtggttacattttaataaatccaaGACCTATAACTTGTATAAGAGAACCGGAATGTAAAGTCATTAAGCCTCTTGGCTTGGCATCAGGTAGAATTCCTGATTCTGCAATAAATGCCACTTCCGAGAGACCCAACTATGAAGCTAAGAATATACGATTAAATTCAGTCACTGGTTGGTGTGGCAAACAGGAAGCATTCACTTATGTGAGTGTTGATCTAGGAAAAGTGTACAGAGTAAAGGCGATATTAGTTAAAGGTGTTGTCACATCGGATATTGTCGGTCGACCAACTGAAATAAGATTCTTTTACAAACAAGCTGAAAATGAGAATTATGTTGTATACTTCCCtaactttaatttaacaatgagGGATCCAGGCAACTACGGCGAACTAGCCATGATAACTCTACCTAAATATGTACAAGCTCGTTTCGTTATATTAGGTATAGTTAGCTTTATGGACAACGCTTGcttgaaatttgaattaatggGATGCGAAGAACCCTCCGTAGAACCTTTACTGGGGTACGACTATGGATATTCTCCCTGCGTTG ATAATGAACCACCTGTTTTCCAAAACTGCCCTCAACATCCTATCGTTGTTCAGACAGACGTGAATGGAGGACTACTTCCTGTTAACTTTACTGAACCCACTGCAATCGATAATTCAGGAGCTATTGCTAGATTAGAAGTAACTCCACAGCATTTCAAAATGCCCATCCAAGTTTTCCATAACATGGTTGTGAGATATGTAGCTTTTGATTTTGACGGTAATGTTGCTATCTGTGAAGTTAATATAACTGTTCCTGATTATACACCACCTAAACTAAGTTGTCCACAAAGTTATGTAATAGAATTAGTTGACAAACAAGATAGTTATGCAGTGAATTTCAATGAAACCAGACGAAGAATAAATGCAACCGACGCATCAGGAGAAGTTTTCCTAAAGTTTATTCCGGAACGAGCTGTTATACCTATACGTGGTTATGAAAACGTTACCGTAATTGCTGCTGATAAATACGGAAACAAAGCTCAATGTTACTTCCaa GTTTCTGTACAAGCTACTCCTTGCGTTGATTGGGAATTAATGCCACCCGCAAATGGTGCTTTGAACTGCCTACCTGGAGATAGAGGAATACAATGTATAGCTACATGTAGCCCAGGCTTCAGATTTACTGATGGTGAACCAGTGAAAACATTTGTTTGTGAAACTAAACGGCAATGGACTCCAACTGCTGTTGTACCCGATTGTGTATCTGAAA ATACTCAACAAGCTGCCTATCACGTTGTAGCTAGTGTTCAATATCGTGCACTTGGTGCAGTATCAAATGCTTGCTTACCGCAGTACAAAGACCTTCTAGCTCAGTACGATAACATACTTAATGAAAGGTTATCACAACGATGCTCTGCTgtgaatgttaatattaatgtcaCATTCGTTAAAGCAATGCCAGCACTTTTAGATGAAAATGTCGTGAAAATGGACTTTGTTTTGGCTATTATTCCTGCTATAAGACAAACACAGTTGTACGACCTTTGTGGATCAACCTTAAAccttatatttgatttatctGTGCCATATGCAAGCGCTCTTATTGAACCGGTATTGAATGTTTCTTCCATCGGAAACCAATGTCCACCACTACGAGCTATACGAAGTTCTATCTCACGGGGTTTTACCTGTAGCGTTGGAGAAGTCCTTAATATGGATACAACGGATGTTCCACGTTGct TGCACTGTCCTGCTGGTACATACGCTGGTGAAAAACAAAAGAGCTGTACTATGTGCCCAAGAGGATACTTCCAAAATCAAGCTAGACAAGGATCATGTCTTAAATGCCCACAAGGCACATTTACACGAGAAGAAGGATCCAAAGATTTAACGGACTGCGTACCCGTATGTGGTTATGGTACATATTCTCCCACTGGCTTAGTTCCTTGCCTAGAATGCCCAAGAAACAGCTATACGGGTGAGCCACCTTTGGGAGGTTTTAAGGATTGCCAAGCATGTCCGGTTAATACTTACACATACCAACCAGCTGCGTCTGGTAGAGACAAGTGTAGAGCAAAATGTGCCCCGGGAACTTATTCACCAACTGGATTGGCGCCGTGCTCTCAATGTCCAAGGAAtttctatcaaaatttaattggaCAAACGCTGTGTATGGAATGTCCAACAAATATGAAAACTGTAGGAACTGGAGCCTCTGGTTTGGAAGAATGTATCCCAGTGGAGTGTTCGAATAGTGCCTGTCAACACGGTGGTTTGTGTGTTCCTAAAGGACATGGTGTACAATGCTACTGTCCTGCTGGTTTCTCCGGACGTCGATGCGAAATTGATATAGATGAATGTGAAAGTCAACCTTGTTACAACGGTGGAACATGCATTGATTTACCACAGGGATATAGATGTTCCTGCCCTACCGGCTATGGTGGAATAAATTGTCAAGAAGAAAGATCGGACTGCCGAAATGATACTTGTCCCGAACGCGCAATGTGTAAAGACGAACCAGggtacaataattttacgtGCTTGTGTAGATCTGGATATACTGGAATAGACTGTGATATTACG aTCGACCCCTGTACTGCTAATGGAAATCCTTGCAAAAACGGTGCTTCTTGTACTGCATTACAACAAGGCAGATACAAGTGCGAATGTTTACCTGGATGGGAAGGACAactttgtgaaataaatacggACGATTGTATCGAAAAACCTTGTCTTCTTGGAGCTCCTTGTACAGATTTAGTGAATGATTTCAGCTGCACATGTCCGGCTGGATTTACTGGCAAACGTTGCCATGAAAAGATTGATTTGTGCTCAAATGAACCATGTAAACATGGTATCTGTGTCGATAAACTTTTCGTGCATCAATGTATTTGTGACCCAGGTTGGACGGGACCGTCCTGcgatataaatatcaatgagTGTGTAATATCACCTTGTGAAAATGGTGGTAGGTGTATTGATGGCACTGATGACTTCACCTGTATTTGCGAAGCAGGTTATACAGGCAAACGTTGCCAACATACCATTGATGATTGTTCTTCGGATCCTTGTCAAAACGGCGCAAGCTGTGTAGATCAGTTAGACGGATTTATATGCAAATGTCGTCCAGGATTTATTGGATTACAATGTGAAACTGAAATTGATGAATGCTTAACAGAGCCATGCAATCCAGCGGGAACTGAAAAGTGCATCGACCttgataacaaatatatgtgTCAATGCAAGGAAGGTTTTACTGGAGAAATGTGCGAGACAAATATAGACGATTGCGCATCTGATCCTTGCTTCAATGGAGGCACATGTAAAGATCAAATAGGAGATTATAAATGCCTTTGTCCATCAGGATGGACTGGAAAACGATGTGAAAAAGACATTGGCAATTGTGTAAACTTACCGTGTCAGAATAATGCtaaatgtattgatttattcCAAGACTTCTTCTGTGT TTGTCCAAGCGGAACGGATGGTAAACAGTGCGAAACAGCACCAGAACGTTGTATCGGCAGTCCTTGTATGCATGGTGGTAAATGTCAAGACTTTGGCTCAGGATTAAACTGCACTTGTTCAATGGACTACACAGGAATTGGATGTCAATATGAGTTTGACGCTTGTGAAGCTGGCTTATGTCAGAATGGTGCAACATGTATAGACGAGGGAGAAGGATACACTTGCATGTGTACTCCTGGTTTTACAGGAAAGAACTGCGATGAAGACATTATTGATTGTAAAGATAATTCTTGCCCACCTTCAGCAACCTGTATTGACTTACCCGGCAGATTTTATTGTCAATGTCCATTTAACTTAACCGGAGATGATTGTAGAAAAG gAATAAGTGTAGATTACGATCTGTACTTCAGCGATCCACTCCGTTCAAGTGCAGCACAAGTTGTACCAATTGATACAGGCTCTGCTGACAGCCTAACTATTGCAATGTGGGTACAATATACGCAACAAGATGAAGGCGGAGTATTCTTCACCGCTTACGGCGTTAG CAATTCACACATTGCTTTGAATAGACgaacaataattcaaattcattCAAGCGGGGTCCAAGTATCCATATTCCCCGAATTACAAGATGTTTACTTAAGTTTCGGTGAATTTGCCACTGTGAATGATGGACAATGGCACCATGTTGCCTTAGTTTGGGACGGCAGTAACGGCGGAGAATTAACTTTAATCACTGAAGGTCTAATTGCAAGCAAGTTTGAAGGCTACGGTAGTGGACGAACGTTACCGCAATA TGTTTGGGTGACATTGGGCAAACCTCAATCTGAAAATCCAAAGGCATATACTGAATCTGGATTCCAAGGTCATTTGACTAAAGTACAAGTTTGGAACAGAGCGCTTGATGtaacaaatgaaatacaaaaacaagtCCGAGACTGCCGCACAGAACCCGTCCTTTATAGTGGATTAGTGTTGACATGGGCCGGTTACGATGACGTTTTCGGTGGAGTTGAAAGAATTGTACCATCTCATTGTGGTCAAAGAGTGTGTCCAAATGGTTATGGTGGTACTAAATGCCAACAATTACAAGTTGACAAGGAACCTCCTAAAGTAGACCGTTGCCCAGGAGACTTATGGGTGATCGCCAAAAATGGATCGTCGTTAGTAAAATGGGATACACCTGCATTTAGTGACAATATTGGAGTTGTAAAAGTATTAGAAAAATCGGGACACAAACCGGGTCAAAACTTGGCGTGGGGAGCATACGACATCGCTTACGTCGCTTACGATGCCGCTGGAAATGCAGCAACATGCACCTTTAAAGTAACAGTACTGT cTGAATTCTGTCCTCCTTTACCTGATCCTTTGGGTGGATACCAATCTTGTCGCGACTGGGGAGCAGGAGGCCAGTTCAAGGTATGCGAAATCGCATGTCGTGACGGCCTCAGGTTCTCCCAACCAGTACCACCCTTCTACACTTGCGGTGCTGAAGGATTCTGGCGCCCAACAAATGACCCGACGCTGCCTCTCGTGTATCCTGCTTGTTCAC ctGCTTCACCCGCCCAACGCGTCTTCAAAATATCCATGTTGTTCCCAAGTTCGGTGCTCTGCAATGATGCAGGTCAAGGAGTACTTCGACAAAAAGTACGCAGTGCCATCAACCAACTTAATAGAGATTGGAACTTCTGTTCATATGCAATTGACG GAACCCGCGAGTGCAAAGAACTTGACATTAACGTAAAGTGTGATCATCGGGCGAATGTTCGACAGACAAGGCAAATATCTACCTCGCCAACTGTAAAATCTGAAGACACCTACGTTTTGGATGCTATAATACCAGTGGAAGA CGACCCAGTTATCCACAATGGAAACAACGAAAGATCAACTGTTAAACGACTATTGGAGAAACTAATTCTTGAAGACGAACAATTCGACGTGCGAAGTATATTACCGAATACCGTCCCCGACCCAGCGAGCTTGAAACTCGAATCAGATTATGCCTGCCCGATGGGACAGGTTGTAATGGCACCTGATTGTG TGTCATGTGCTGTGGGCACCTTCTTGGACGCGGCAAGCGACACCTGCCAGCCGTGCCCATCTGGCACCTATCAATCGGAAGCCGGCCAGCTGCAATGCACCCCTTGCCCTTCGATCGCTGGTCAATCTGGAGTCACTCAAGCTACGGGAGCTAGGAGTGCCGGGGATTGTAAAG aacgATGCGCTGCTGGAAAATACTACGATGCCGATGCAGAATTGTGCAGACCTTGTGGGCACGGATCATATCAACCGAAAGAAGGAGCCTTCTCGTGCATCGCTTGTCCCAGAGGACAAACTACGCGAGCTACTGAGGCTGTGTCTGCAGCGGAATGCAGGGACGATTGTCCATCAG GAGAGCAGCTAAGCAACGAAGGTGGTTGTGAGCCGTGCCCGCGTGGGACTTGGCGCGCGAATGGCGCCGGGGCGGCGTGTGCCCCATGTCCTTCCGGCACCACCACGCCTCAAGTGGGCGCCGCTTCGCCTGACCAGTGCTCTTTACCAGTCTGCAAGCCTG GATCATTCTTGAACGTAACCCTCAATACCTGTATACAATGCAAGAAGGGTACATACCAATCGGAAACCCAGCAAACTCAATGCATCCCGTGCCCAATTAACACCAGTACAAAGGAAGAGGGAGcc ACTTCAGAATCAGATTGTACAAACCCGTGCGATATGAGCGGACCAGAAATGCATTGCGATACCAATGCTTATTGTCTTCTCGTACAAGATACCAATGAATTCAAGTGTCAGTGTAAACCAGGATTCAATGGCACCGGAAAAGTTTGCACAG ATGTATGTCTCGATTTCTGTGACAACGGCGGAGAATGTGTTAAGGATGCTCGCGGCGAGCCTTCGTGTAGATGCGCTGGCTCTTTCACTGGCAGACACTGTAGGGAGAAGAGTGAGTTCGCGTATATTGCCAGCGGCGTCGCTGGTGGTGTCATCTTCATCATATTCCTCGTGCTGCTTGTATGGATGATCTGTGCCAG ATCGTCAAAGAAACGAGAACCAAAGAAAACATTAACGCCAGCTATCGACCAAAACGGTTCACAAGTGAACTTCTACTACGGAGCGCATACACCGTACGCGGAATCCATCGCTCCTTCACACCACTCCACATACGCACATTACTATGACGACGAAGAGGATGGCTGGGAAATGCCCAACTTCTACAACGAAACATACATGAAGGAGAGTCTACACAATGGCATGAACGGGAAAATGAACAGTCTAGCGAGATCCAACGCGAGTATATACGGCACGAAGGAGGATCTATATGACAGATTAAAAAGGCACGCATACCCTGGTAAGAAAG ATAAGAGTGACAGTGACAGTGAGGGTCAGTAA